In the Nicotiana tabacum cultivar K326 chromosome 16, ASM71507v2, whole genome shotgun sequence genome, one interval contains:
- the LOC142170334 gene encoding uncharacterized protein LOC142170334, which produces MPGFAKYLKDLITKKKTTKNEVVNVTHQVSSIIATTTVQNKEDPRAFTIPCTVGVHDFARALCDNGASINLMPLAIYKQERLGMPSPTSMRLQRADRSIQRQVGIFDYVFVKVGKFHLLADFLILDCVVDKEICLP; this is translated from the coding sequence atgccGGGTTTTGCTAagtatttgaaagacttgatcaCCAAGAAGAAAACAACCAagaatgaagtggtgaatgtgactcaccaggttagttccatcattgcaacaACCACCGTTCAAAATAAAGAAGACCCGAGAGCTTTCACCATTCCATGCACTGTTGGGGTGCATGATTTTGCAAGAGCTCTTTGTGATAATGGGGCTAGCATCAACTTAATGCCTCTTGCTATATACAAGCAAGAGAGGTTAGGTATGCCGAGTCCTACAAGTATGAGGTTGCAAAGGGCTGATCGTTCCATACAGAGACAGGTGGGAATTTTTGATTATGTGTTTGTGAAAGTGGGGAAGTTCCATTTACTCGCCGACTTTTTAATCCTTGATTGTGTGGTTGACAAAGAGatctgtttaccatga